From one Humulus lupulus chromosome 8, drHumLupu1.1, whole genome shotgun sequence genomic stretch:
- the LOC133793721 gene encoding putative RING-H2 finger protein ATL19 — MGNILFINSTKSQFNDMLIFSQGLSIQYTITLDLLTTLTLCLTIALCVVLLYQILFNFLSWLLDVRPDRSTEDVMYTPRLNHTNMSHQAAFYRTFVQYNVVQVVDMLERFVRDIDERRGPRLRALNRLPPLISYGSHERMCGRSSRGDDDECVICLEDFEEGESCQVFPVCNHIFHTNCIDHWLKNRPTCPVCRHCILDV; from the coding sequence ATGGGCAACATTCTGTTCATAAATTCAACAAAATCCCAATTCAACGACATGCTTATATTTTCTCAAGGCCTTTCAATCCAATACACCATAACCTTGGATCTCCTAACCACTCTTACTCTATGCCTCACAATAGCTTTGTGCGTCGTTCTTCTCTACCAAATTCTCTTCAACTTCCTTTCATGGCTTCTCGACGTGAGGCCAGACCGATCAACAGAAGACGTAATGTACACCCCAAGGTTAAACCACACCAACATGTCTCACCAGGCAGCGTTTTATAGAACTTTTGTCCAGTACAATGTCGTACAGGTAGTTGACATGTTGGAGAGGTTTGTTCGAGACATTGATGAAAGACGAGGACCAAGGTTGAGGGCCTTGAACAGGTTGCCTCCATTGATAAGTTATGGCAGCCATGAAAGAATGTGTGGTAGGTCTAGTCGAGGGGACGATGATGAGTGCGTAATCTGTTTGGAGGATTTTGAAGAAGGCGAGTCGTGTCAAGTTTTTCCTGTTTGTAACCATATTTTCCATACAAATTGTATCGATCATTGGTTGAAGAACAGGCCAACTTGTCCTGTTTGTCGCCATTGCATCTTGGATGTTTGA